The following proteins come from a genomic window of Suricata suricatta isolate VVHF042 chromosome 5, meerkat_22Aug2017_6uvM2_HiC, whole genome shotgun sequence:
- the ZBTB20 gene encoding zinc finger and BTB domain-containing protein 20 isoform X2: MTERIHSINLHNFSNSVLETLNEQRNRGHFCDVTVRIHGSMLRAHRCVLAAGSPFFQDKLLLGYSDIEIPSVVSVQSVQKLIDFMYSGVLRVSQSEALQILTAASILQIKTVIDECTRIVSQNVGDVFPGIQDSGQDTPRGTPESGTSGQSSDTESGYLQSHPQHSVDRIYSALYACSMQNGSGERSFYSGAVVSHHETALGLPRDHHMEDPSWITRIHERSQQMERYLSTTPETTHCRKQPRPVRIQTLVGNIHIKQEMEDDYDYYGQQRVQILERNESEECTEDTDQAEGTESEPKGESFDSGVSSSIGTEPDSVEQQFGPGATRDGQAEPTQAEQATEAPAEGAPQPHQLETGASSPERTNEVEMDNTVITVSNSSDKSVLQQPSVSTSIGQPLPSTQLYLRQTETLTSNLRMPLTLTSNTQVIGTAGNTYLPALFTTQPAGSGPKPFLFSLPQPLAGQQTQFVTVSQPGLSTFTAQLPAPQPLAPSAGHSTASGQGEKKPYECTLCNKTFTAKQNYVKHMFVHTGEKPHQCSICWRSFSLKDYLIKHMVTHTGVRAYQCSICNKRFTQKSSLNVHMRLHRGEKSYECYICKKKFSHKTLLERHVALHSASNGTPPAGTPPGARAGPPGVVACTEGTTYVCSVCPAKFDQIEQFNDHMRMHVSDG, from the exons ATGACCGAGCGCATTCACAGCATCAACCTTCACAACTTCAGCAATTCCGTGCTCGAGACCCTCAACGAGCAGCGCAACCGTGGCCACTTCTGTGACGTGACGGTGCGCATCCACGGGAGCATGCTGCGAGCACACCGCTGCGTGCTGGCAGCCGGCAGCCCCTTCTTCCAGGACAAGCTGCTGCTGGGCTACAGCGACATCGAGATCCCGTCCGTGGTGTCGGTGCAGTCGGTGCAAAAGCTCATTGACTTCATGTACAGCGGCGTGCTCCGCGTCTCGCAGTCGGAAGCCCTGCAGATCCTCACGGCCGCCAGCATCCTGCAGATCAAAACAGTCATCGATGAGTGCACACGCATTGTGTCGCAGAACGTGGGTGATGTGTTCCCGGGGATCCAGGACTCGGGCCAGGACACCCCACGGGGCACTCCCGAATCAGGCACATCGGGCCAGAGCAGCGACACTGAGTCGGGCTACCTGCAGAGCCACCCGCAGCACAGCGTGGACAGGATCTACTCGGCGCTCTACGCATGCTCCATGCAGAACGGCAGCGGTGAGCGCTCCTTCTACAGCGGTGCGGTGGTCAGCCACCACGAGACTGCGCTCGGCCTGCCCCGTGACCACCACATGGAAGACCCCAGCTGGATCACACGCATCCATGAGCGCTCGCAACAGATGGAGCGCTATCTGTCCACCACCCCCGAGACCACGCACTGCCGCAAGCAGCCCCGGCCGGTGCGCATCCAGACCCTGGTGGGCAACATCCACATTAAACAGGAGATGGAGGACGATTACGACTACTATGGGCAGCAAAGGGTGCAGATCCTGGAGCGCAACGAATCCGAGGAGTGCACGGAAGACACCGACCAGGCTGAGGGAACCGAGAGTGAGCCCAAGGGCGAGAGCTTCGACTCGGGCGTCAGTTCCTCCATAGGCACCGAGCCTGACTCAGTGGAGCAGCAGTTCGGGCCCGGGGCAACGCGGGATGGCCAGGCTGAACCTACCCAAGCCGAGCAGGCCACGGAAGCTCCTGCCGAGGGCGCCCCGCAGCCGCACCAGCTAGAAACAGGTGCCTCCTCCCCAGAGAGAACCAACGAGGTGGAGATGGACAACACAGTCATCACTGTCAGCAACAGCTCCGACAAGAGCGTCCTGCAGCAGCCTTCGGTCAGTACGTCCATTGGGCAGCCATTGCCAAGTACCCAGCTCTACTTACGTCAGACAGAAACCCTCACCAGCAACTTGAGGATGCCTCTGACCTTGACCAGCAACACACAGGTCATTGGCACAGCCGGCAACACCTACCTGCCGGCCCTCTTCACTACCCAGCCCGCGGGCAGTGGCCCCAAGCCTTTCCTCTTCAGCCTGCCACAGCCTCTGGCAGGCCAGCAGACCCAGTTTGTGACAGTGTCCCAGCCCGGCCTGTCGACCTTTACTGCACAGCTGCCAGCGCCACAGCCCCTGGCCCCATCCGCAGGCCACAGCACAGCCAGTGGGCAGGGCGAAAAAAAGCCTTATGAGTGCACTCTCTGCAACAAGACTTTCACCGCCAAACAGAACTACGTCAAGCACATGTTCGTACACACAG GTGAGAAGCCCCACCAATGCAGCATCTGTTGGCGCTCCTTCTCCTTAAAGGATTACCTGATCAAGCACATGGTGACACACACAGGAGTGAGGGCATACCAGTGCAGTATCTGCAACAAGCGCTTCACCCAGAAGAGCTCCCTCAACGTGCACATGCGTCTCCACCGGGGGGAGAAGTCCTACGAGTGCTACATCTGCAAAAAGAAGTTCTCCCACAAGACCCTCCTGGAGCGACACGTGGCCCTGCACAGTGCCAGCAACGGGACCCCTCCTGCGGGAACACCCCCAGGGGCCCGCGCCGGCCCCCCGGGGGTGGTGGCCTGCACCGAGGGGACCACTTACGTCTGCTCCGTCTGTCCAGCAAAGTTTGACCAAATTGAGCAGTTCAACGACCACATGAGGATGCACGTGTCTGACGGATAA
- the ZBTB20 gene encoding zinc finger and BTB domain-containing protein 20 isoform X1: MLERKKPKTAENQKASEENEITQPGGSNAKPGLPCLNFEAVLSPDPALIHSTHSLTNSHAHTGSSDCDISCKGMTERIHSINLHNFSNSVLETLNEQRNRGHFCDVTVRIHGSMLRAHRCVLAAGSPFFQDKLLLGYSDIEIPSVVSVQSVQKLIDFMYSGVLRVSQSEALQILTAASILQIKTVIDECTRIVSQNVGDVFPGIQDSGQDTPRGTPESGTSGQSSDTESGYLQSHPQHSVDRIYSALYACSMQNGSGERSFYSGAVVSHHETALGLPRDHHMEDPSWITRIHERSQQMERYLSTTPETTHCRKQPRPVRIQTLVGNIHIKQEMEDDYDYYGQQRVQILERNESEECTEDTDQAEGTESEPKGESFDSGVSSSIGTEPDSVEQQFGPGATRDGQAEPTQAEQATEAPAEGAPQPHQLETGASSPERTNEVEMDNTVITVSNSSDKSVLQQPSVSTSIGQPLPSTQLYLRQTETLTSNLRMPLTLTSNTQVIGTAGNTYLPALFTTQPAGSGPKPFLFSLPQPLAGQQTQFVTVSQPGLSTFTAQLPAPQPLAPSAGHSTASGQGEKKPYECTLCNKTFTAKQNYVKHMFVHTGEKPHQCSICWRSFSLKDYLIKHMVTHTGVRAYQCSICNKRFTQKSSLNVHMRLHRGEKSYECYICKKKFSHKTLLERHVALHSASNGTPPAGTPPGARAGPPGVVACTEGTTYVCSVCPAKFDQIEQFNDHMRMHVSDG; this comes from the exons GTGACATCAGTTGCAAGGGGATGACCGAGCGCATTCACAGCATCAACCTTCACAACTTCAGCAATTCCGTGCTCGAGACCCTCAACGAGCAGCGCAACCGTGGCCACTTCTGTGACGTGACGGTGCGCATCCACGGGAGCATGCTGCGAGCACACCGCTGCGTGCTGGCAGCCGGCAGCCCCTTCTTCCAGGACAAGCTGCTGCTGGGCTACAGCGACATCGAGATCCCGTCCGTGGTGTCGGTGCAGTCGGTGCAAAAGCTCATTGACTTCATGTACAGCGGCGTGCTCCGCGTCTCGCAGTCGGAAGCCCTGCAGATCCTCACGGCCGCCAGCATCCTGCAGATCAAAACAGTCATCGATGAGTGCACACGCATTGTGTCGCAGAACGTGGGTGATGTGTTCCCGGGGATCCAGGACTCGGGCCAGGACACCCCACGGGGCACTCCCGAATCAGGCACATCGGGCCAGAGCAGCGACACTGAGTCGGGCTACCTGCAGAGCCACCCGCAGCACAGCGTGGACAGGATCTACTCGGCGCTCTACGCATGCTCCATGCAGAACGGCAGCGGTGAGCGCTCCTTCTACAGCGGTGCGGTGGTCAGCCACCACGAGACTGCGCTCGGCCTGCCCCGTGACCACCACATGGAAGACCCCAGCTGGATCACACGCATCCATGAGCGCTCGCAACAGATGGAGCGCTATCTGTCCACCACCCCCGAGACCACGCACTGCCGCAAGCAGCCCCGGCCGGTGCGCATCCAGACCCTGGTGGGCAACATCCACATTAAACAGGAGATGGAGGACGATTACGACTACTATGGGCAGCAAAGGGTGCAGATCCTGGAGCGCAACGAATCCGAGGAGTGCACGGAAGACACCGACCAGGCTGAGGGAACCGAGAGTGAGCCCAAGGGCGAGAGCTTCGACTCGGGCGTCAGTTCCTCCATAGGCACCGAGCCTGACTCAGTGGAGCAGCAGTTCGGGCCCGGGGCAACGCGGGATGGCCAGGCTGAACCTACCCAAGCCGAGCAGGCCACGGAAGCTCCTGCCGAGGGCGCCCCGCAGCCGCACCAGCTAGAAACAGGTGCCTCCTCCCCAGAGAGAACCAACGAGGTGGAGATGGACAACACAGTCATCACTGTCAGCAACAGCTCCGACAAGAGCGTCCTGCAGCAGCCTTCGGTCAGTACGTCCATTGGGCAGCCATTGCCAAGTACCCAGCTCTACTTACGTCAGACAGAAACCCTCACCAGCAACTTGAGGATGCCTCTGACCTTGACCAGCAACACACAGGTCATTGGCACAGCCGGCAACACCTACCTGCCGGCCCTCTTCACTACCCAGCCCGCGGGCAGTGGCCCCAAGCCTTTCCTCTTCAGCCTGCCACAGCCTCTGGCAGGCCAGCAGACCCAGTTTGTGACAGTGTCCCAGCCCGGCCTGTCGACCTTTACTGCACAGCTGCCAGCGCCACAGCCCCTGGCCCCATCCGCAGGCCACAGCACAGCCAGTGGGCAGGGCGAAAAAAAGCCTTATGAGTGCACTCTCTGCAACAAGACTTTCACCGCCAAACAGAACTACGTCAAGCACATGTTCGTACACACAG GTGAGAAGCCCCACCAATGCAGCATCTGTTGGCGCTCCTTCTCCTTAAAGGATTACCTGATCAAGCACATGGTGACACACACAGGAGTGAGGGCATACCAGTGCAGTATCTGCAACAAGCGCTTCACCCAGAAGAGCTCCCTCAACGTGCACATGCGTCTCCACCGGGGGGAGAAGTCCTACGAGTGCTACATCTGCAAAAAGAAGTTCTCCCACAAGACCCTCCTGGAGCGACACGTGGCCCTGCACAGTGCCAGCAACGGGACCCCTCCTGCGGGAACACCCCCAGGGGCCCGCGCCGGCCCCCCGGGGGTGGTGGCCTGCACCGAGGGGACCACTTACGTCTGCTCCGTCTGTCCAGCAAAGTTTGACCAAATTGAGCAGTTCAACGACCACATGAGGATGCACGTGTCTGACGGATAA